The Euphorbia lathyris chromosome 2, ddEupLath1.1, whole genome shotgun sequence genome includes a window with the following:
- the LOC136216959 gene encoding uncharacterized protein isoform X2 produces the protein MAKKSKKRAVRQERDQSGCMWGIISMFDFRHGRTTQKLITDKRRGTKHANAAGKAMNKPDLLIDLGENCQVTSGSEENIVRGTDAGKPSVKKLMEKEMYCEEDTKEINIAEAEPKPSNPEDKGYKKKSRKRTSRNRTKSGEIYVDDMEAARNAEFEKPGHQNSEMQSTSDIDMDVLMEEFFRQIHHISCTKHGQHEETYNCRKQKNPDFEEKLSEAIKLFISQRLINGKHETGESDRPSKELMDALKILSLDEELSMKLLQGPKSVLVQYFENLWNAQVEKDGISKPLGGSNLSEQEIHDLKQPEKVTRSKDRNFFRRKAKSIDKYQSKGDKVSQSSKTIVILKPAAGASEKPDAEGSHRPASECHIDVSDNGPNERVGSHFFLTEIKRRLKQAMGKEHQEMPPNGVSKRFFKEHQAKGDDVKRYKENAGRNSPTKDHFFIEKIARPPVGMKKGERTDKLKEREISKDHATVLYPRQRLSNIYTEAKKHLSEMFTSGTGDSDFSNRQVPKSLGRILSLPEYNYSPVGSPGRDWGQGFVAAQTRFSTTDKFPKPENNVNPLGQETRNSDAELCPSEDSTHKKAEAFSNSNTSVSHEIVDREVEITSCTIGDGDVEVAKTTEILVLADNKIVDTLSEPNDFVMTRHDQNADVFEVCDTEGFSECSKRDLHEEHQSPPSILTSPPSASVNKKDYNLDGAVEVSERWSPVSVLEPLFIEEDISPASIRSQPADLPIQPLRIKFEELVQSAADPGAPLKACIQYEDSIFEYVKAVLQASELNWDEFYTMSNSSDPLLDPSIFDEVGFLPNELCKDKQLLFDCINEGLMEVYGRYFGFPLGLSFTKSTTLPAPDLKHAIYEVWRGVCWYLRPLPLPRTLEQIVKKDMSKTGTWMDMQSDCETMIVEIGEAILSDLLEETTLSCINESSENGNTSIPVELMDENTGDS, from the exons ATGGCAAAGAAATCTAAAAAACGTGCTGTGAGACAGGAAAGAGACCAATCTGGATGTATGTGGGGTATAATTAGTATGTTTGACTTCCGCCATGGTCGAACAACTCAGAAGCTGATTACAGATAAGAGACGCGGGACCAAGCATGCCAATG CTGCTGGGAAAGCAATGAATAAGCCTGATTTATTGATCGATCTTGGCGAAAATTGTCAAGTCACTTCT GGCAGCGAAGAAAACATCGTACGAGGAACCGATGCTGGTAAGCCAAGTGTGAAGAAACTGATGGAAAAAGAGATGTACTGTGAGGAAGACACTAAGGAGATAAATATTGCCGAAGCGGAACCAAAACCATCTAACCCAGAAGATAAAGGATACAAAAAGAAAAGCCGCAAAAGAACAAGCAGAAATCGCACAAAAAGTGGTGAGATATACGTAGACGATATGGAGGCTGCTCGTAATGCGGAATTTGAAAAGCCTGGTCATCAGAATTCGGAAATGCAATCTACTAGTGATATTGATATGGATGTTCTTATGGAAGAATTCTTCCGCCAGATCCATCATATTAGTTGCACAAAGCATGGCCAGCACGAAGAAACTTACAACTGCCGGAAACAGAAAAATCCCGATTTTGAAGAGAAATTGAGTGAGGCCATCAAACTTTTTATAAGTCAGAGGCTCATCAATGGAAAACATGAAACAGGAGAATCTGACCGTCCTTCCAAAGAGCTCATGGATGCCCTTAAAATTCTAAGTTTGGATGAGGAGCTTTCTATGAAACTCTTACAAGGTCCAAAGTCGGTTCTGGTGCAATATTTTGAGAACTTATGGAATGCGCAGGTTGAGAAAGATGGAATCTCCAAGCCACTTGGAGGATCTAACTTGTCGGAGCAGGAGATCCATGACTTAAAACAGCCCGAGAAGGTCACTCGTAGCAAAGATCGCAATTTTTTTAGAAGGAAAGCCAAATCTATAGACAAATACCAATCAAAGGGAGACAAGGTTTCTCAAAGTTCAAAAACGATTGTTATCTTAAAGCCAGCAGCTGGAGCCTCGGAAAAGCCTGATGCTGAAGGAAGCCATAGGCCAGCATCAGAATGTCATATTGATGTCAGCGACAATGGACCGAATGAAAGAGTTGGTTCCCACTTTTTTTTAACTGAGATCAAAAGAAGGCTAAAGCAGGCTATGGGAAAAGAACATCAGGAGATGCCTCCGAATGGTGTTTCGAAGAGATTTTTTAAAGAACATCAGGCTAAGGGAGATGATGTAAAAAGATACAAGGAAAATGCTGGAAGAAACTCTCCGACTAAAGACCACTTCTTTATCGAAAAAATTGCCAGGCCGCCAGTTGGTATGAAAAAGGGGGAGAGGACTGACAAGTTGAAAGAGCGTGAAATAAGTAAAGATCATGCAACTGTTCTTTATCCGAGGCAAAGATTATCTAACATTTATACGGAGGCCAAAAAACATCTTTCCGAGATGTTCACTAGTGGGACTGGGGATTCGGATTTTTCGAATAGACAGGTTCCGAAATCCCTTGGGAGGATTCTGTCTCTTCCTGAGTACAACTATTCTCCTGTTGGCAGTCCTGGAAGGGATTGGGGGCAAGGCTTTGTTGCTGCACAGACAAGATTTTCTACCACCGACAAATTTCCGAAACCAGAAAACAATGTTAACCCTCTTGGTCAGGAGACAAGAAACTCGGATGCTGAGTTATGCCCTTCCGAAGACAGCACTCATAAAAAGGCGGAAGctttttcaaattcaaatacaAGCGTCTCACATGAAATTGTCGATCGTGAAGTGGAAATAACCTCATGCACGATCGGAGATG GTGATGTGGAAGTTGCAAAAACAACTGAAATCTTAGTCCTGGCAGACAACAAGATCGTTGATACTCTTTCTGAACCAAATGACTTTGTGATGACCAGACATGACCAGAACGCTGACGTTTTTGAAGTTTGTGATACAGAAGGGTTTTCTGAATGCTCGAAACGT GATTTACATGAAGAACATCAGTCTCCACCTTCTATACTAACATCCCCGCCCTCCGCTTCAGTCAACAAGAAGGATTATAATCTTGATGGTGCTGTAGAGGTATCAGAGCGGTGGAGTCCTGTATCTGTTCTCGAGCCACTTTTTATTGAGGAGGACATTAGCCCAGCAAGCATCAGATCACAACCGG CTGATTTACCTATCCAACCCTTGAGAATTAAGTTTGAAGAGCTTGTCCAATCAGCTGCAGATCCCGGCGCCCCTTTGAAAGCTTGTATACAGTATGAGGATTCGATATTCGAGTACGTAAAAGCAGTGTTGCAAGCCTCTGAACTGAATTGGGATGAATTCTATACCATGTCGAATTCTTCAGATCCGCTTCTTGACCCATCGATATTCGACGAGGTAGGGTTCTTGCCCAACGAGCTTTGTAAAGACAAGCAACTTCTATTTGATTGTATCAATGAGGGTCTCATGGAGGTATATGGACGCTACTTCGGTTTCCCCCTCGGGCTGTCATTTACGAAATCTACTACCCTGCCTGCTCCTGACTTGAAACATGCTATTTATGAGGTCTGGAGAGGAGTGTGTTGGTACCTGCGCCCATTGCCACTGCCTCGCACGCTAGAGCAGATTGTCAAGAAAGACATGTCGAAAACCGGAACGTGGATGGATATGCAATCTGATTGCGAAACCATGATTGTTGAGATAGGTGAAGCCATTTTAAGTGATCTGTTGGAAGAAACAACGTTAAGCTGTATAAACGAAAGTTCAGAAAATGGGAATACTTCAATTCCAGTTGAGCTGATGGATGAGAACACTGGCGATTCGTAA
- the LOC136216959 gene encoding uncharacterized protein isoform X3, translating to MAKKSKKRAVRQERDQSGCMWGIISMFDFRHGRTTQKLITDKRRGTKHANAAGKAMNKPDLLIDLGENCQVTSGSEENIVRGTDAGKPSVKKLMEKEMYCEEDTKEINIAEAEPKPSNPEDKGYKKKSRKRTSRNRTKSGEIYVDDMEAARNAEFEKPGHQNSEMQSTSDIDMDVLMEEFFRQIHHISCTKHGQHEETYNCRKQKNPDFEEKLSEAIKLFISQRLINGKHETGESDRPSKELMDALKILSLDEELSMKLLQGPKSVLVQYFENLWNAQVEKDGISKPLGGSNLSEQEIHDLKQPEKVTRSKDRNFFRRKAKSIDKYQSKGDKVSQSSKTIVILKPAAGASEKPDAEGSHRPASECHIDVSDNGPNERVGSHFFLTEIKRRLKQAMGKEHQEMPPNGVSKRFFKEHQAKGDDVKRYKENAGRNSPTKDHFFIEKIARPPVGMKKGERTDKLKEREISKDHATVLYPRQRLSNIYTEAKKHLSEMFTSGTGDSDFSNRQVPKSLGRILSLPEYNYSPVGSPGRDWGQGFVAAQTRFSTTDKFPKPENNVNPLGQETRNSDAELCPSEDSTHKKAEAFSNSNTSVSHEIVDREVEITSCTIGDGTTFQGDVEVAKTTEILVLADNKIVDTLSEPNDFVMTRHDQNADVFEVCDTEGFSECSKRDLHEEHQSPPSILTSPPSASVNKKDYNLDGAVEVSERWSPVSVLEPLFIEEDISPASIRSQPAADPGAPLKACIQYEDSIFEYVKAVLQASELNWDEFYTMSNSSDPLLDPSIFDEVGFLPNELCKDKQLLFDCINEGLMEVYGRYFGFPLGLSFTKSTTLPAPDLKHAIYEVWRGVCWYLRPLPLPRTLEQIVKKDMSKTGTWMDMQSDCETMIVEIGEAILSDLLEETTLSCINESSENGNTSIPVELMDENTGDS from the exons ATGGCAAAGAAATCTAAAAAACGTGCTGTGAGACAGGAAAGAGACCAATCTGGATGTATGTGGGGTATAATTAGTATGTTTGACTTCCGCCATGGTCGAACAACTCAGAAGCTGATTACAGATAAGAGACGCGGGACCAAGCATGCCAATG CTGCTGGGAAAGCAATGAATAAGCCTGATTTATTGATCGATCTTGGCGAAAATTGTCAAGTCACTTCT GGCAGCGAAGAAAACATCGTACGAGGAACCGATGCTGGTAAGCCAAGTGTGAAGAAACTGATGGAAAAAGAGATGTACTGTGAGGAAGACACTAAGGAGATAAATATTGCCGAAGCGGAACCAAAACCATCTAACCCAGAAGATAAAGGATACAAAAAGAAAAGCCGCAAAAGAACAAGCAGAAATCGCACAAAAAGTGGTGAGATATACGTAGACGATATGGAGGCTGCTCGTAATGCGGAATTTGAAAAGCCTGGTCATCAGAATTCGGAAATGCAATCTACTAGTGATATTGATATGGATGTTCTTATGGAAGAATTCTTCCGCCAGATCCATCATATTAGTTGCACAAAGCATGGCCAGCACGAAGAAACTTACAACTGCCGGAAACAGAAAAATCCCGATTTTGAAGAGAAATTGAGTGAGGCCATCAAACTTTTTATAAGTCAGAGGCTCATCAATGGAAAACATGAAACAGGAGAATCTGACCGTCCTTCCAAAGAGCTCATGGATGCCCTTAAAATTCTAAGTTTGGATGAGGAGCTTTCTATGAAACTCTTACAAGGTCCAAAGTCGGTTCTGGTGCAATATTTTGAGAACTTATGGAATGCGCAGGTTGAGAAAGATGGAATCTCCAAGCCACTTGGAGGATCTAACTTGTCGGAGCAGGAGATCCATGACTTAAAACAGCCCGAGAAGGTCACTCGTAGCAAAGATCGCAATTTTTTTAGAAGGAAAGCCAAATCTATAGACAAATACCAATCAAAGGGAGACAAGGTTTCTCAAAGTTCAAAAACGATTGTTATCTTAAAGCCAGCAGCTGGAGCCTCGGAAAAGCCTGATGCTGAAGGAAGCCATAGGCCAGCATCAGAATGTCATATTGATGTCAGCGACAATGGACCGAATGAAAGAGTTGGTTCCCACTTTTTTTTAACTGAGATCAAAAGAAGGCTAAAGCAGGCTATGGGAAAAGAACATCAGGAGATGCCTCCGAATGGTGTTTCGAAGAGATTTTTTAAAGAACATCAGGCTAAGGGAGATGATGTAAAAAGATACAAGGAAAATGCTGGAAGAAACTCTCCGACTAAAGACCACTTCTTTATCGAAAAAATTGCCAGGCCGCCAGTTGGTATGAAAAAGGGGGAGAGGACTGACAAGTTGAAAGAGCGTGAAATAAGTAAAGATCATGCAACTGTTCTTTATCCGAGGCAAAGATTATCTAACATTTATACGGAGGCCAAAAAACATCTTTCCGAGATGTTCACTAGTGGGACTGGGGATTCGGATTTTTCGAATAGACAGGTTCCGAAATCCCTTGGGAGGATTCTGTCTCTTCCTGAGTACAACTATTCTCCTGTTGGCAGTCCTGGAAGGGATTGGGGGCAAGGCTTTGTTGCTGCACAGACAAGATTTTCTACCACCGACAAATTTCCGAAACCAGAAAACAATGTTAACCCTCTTGGTCAGGAGACAAGAAACTCGGATGCTGAGTTATGCCCTTCCGAAGACAGCACTCATAAAAAGGCGGAAGctttttcaaattcaaatacaAGCGTCTCACATGAAATTGTCGATCGTGAAGTGGAAATAACCTCATGCACGATCGGAGATGGTACGACTTTCCAAG GTGATGTGGAAGTTGCAAAAACAACTGAAATCTTAGTCCTGGCAGACAACAAGATCGTTGATACTCTTTCTGAACCAAATGACTTTGTGATGACCAGACATGACCAGAACGCTGACGTTTTTGAAGTTTGTGATACAGAAGGGTTTTCTGAATGCTCGAAACGT GATTTACATGAAGAACATCAGTCTCCACCTTCTATACTAACATCCCCGCCCTCCGCTTCAGTCAACAAGAAGGATTATAATCTTGATGGTGCTGTAGAGGTATCAGAGCGGTGGAGTCCTGTATCTGTTCTCGAGCCACTTTTTATTGAGGAGGACATTAGCCCAGCAAGCATCAGATCACAACCGG CTGCAGATCCCGGCGCCCCTTTGAAAGCTTGTATACAGTATGAGGATTCGATATTCGAGTACGTAAAAGCAGTGTTGCAAGCCTCTGAACTGAATTGGGATGAATTCTATACCATGTCGAATTCTTCAGATCCGCTTCTTGACCCATCGATATTCGACGAGGTAGGGTTCTTGCCCAACGAGCTTTGTAAAGACAAGCAACTTCTATTTGATTGTATCAATGAGGGTCTCATGGAGGTATATGGACGCTACTTCGGTTTCCCCCTCGGGCTGTCATTTACGAAATCTACTACCCTGCCTGCTCCTGACTTGAAACATGCTATTTATGAGGTCTGGAGAGGAGTGTGTTGGTACCTGCGCCCATTGCCACTGCCTCGCACGCTAGAGCAGATTGTCAAGAAAGACATGTCGAAAACCGGAACGTGGATGGATATGCAATCTGATTGCGAAACCATGATTGTTGAGATAGGTGAAGCCATTTTAAGTGATCTGTTGGAAGAAACAACGTTAAGCTGTATAAACGAAAGTTCAGAAAATGGGAATACTTCAATTCCAGTTGAGCTGATGGATGAGAACACTGGCGATTCGTAA
- the LOC136216959 gene encoding uncharacterized protein isoform X1 codes for MAKKSKKRAVRQERDQSGCMWGIISMFDFRHGRTTQKLITDKRRGTKHANAAGKAMNKPDLLIDLGENCQVTSGSEENIVRGTDAGKPSVKKLMEKEMYCEEDTKEINIAEAEPKPSNPEDKGYKKKSRKRTSRNRTKSGEIYVDDMEAARNAEFEKPGHQNSEMQSTSDIDMDVLMEEFFRQIHHISCTKHGQHEETYNCRKQKNPDFEEKLSEAIKLFISQRLINGKHETGESDRPSKELMDALKILSLDEELSMKLLQGPKSVLVQYFENLWNAQVEKDGISKPLGGSNLSEQEIHDLKQPEKVTRSKDRNFFRRKAKSIDKYQSKGDKVSQSSKTIVILKPAAGASEKPDAEGSHRPASECHIDVSDNGPNERVGSHFFLTEIKRRLKQAMGKEHQEMPPNGVSKRFFKEHQAKGDDVKRYKENAGRNSPTKDHFFIEKIARPPVGMKKGERTDKLKEREISKDHATVLYPRQRLSNIYTEAKKHLSEMFTSGTGDSDFSNRQVPKSLGRILSLPEYNYSPVGSPGRDWGQGFVAAQTRFSTTDKFPKPENNVNPLGQETRNSDAELCPSEDSTHKKAEAFSNSNTSVSHEIVDREVEITSCTIGDGTTFQGDVEVAKTTEILVLADNKIVDTLSEPNDFVMTRHDQNADVFEVCDTEGFSECSKRDLHEEHQSPPSILTSPPSASVNKKDYNLDGAVEVSERWSPVSVLEPLFIEEDISPASIRSQPADLPIQPLRIKFEELVQSAADPGAPLKACIQYEDSIFEYVKAVLQASELNWDEFYTMSNSSDPLLDPSIFDEVGFLPNELCKDKQLLFDCINEGLMEVYGRYFGFPLGLSFTKSTTLPAPDLKHAIYEVWRGVCWYLRPLPLPRTLEQIVKKDMSKTGTWMDMQSDCETMIVEIGEAILSDLLEETTLSCINESSENGNTSIPVELMDENTGDS; via the exons ATGGCAAAGAAATCTAAAAAACGTGCTGTGAGACAGGAAAGAGACCAATCTGGATGTATGTGGGGTATAATTAGTATGTTTGACTTCCGCCATGGTCGAACAACTCAGAAGCTGATTACAGATAAGAGACGCGGGACCAAGCATGCCAATG CTGCTGGGAAAGCAATGAATAAGCCTGATTTATTGATCGATCTTGGCGAAAATTGTCAAGTCACTTCT GGCAGCGAAGAAAACATCGTACGAGGAACCGATGCTGGTAAGCCAAGTGTGAAGAAACTGATGGAAAAAGAGATGTACTGTGAGGAAGACACTAAGGAGATAAATATTGCCGAAGCGGAACCAAAACCATCTAACCCAGAAGATAAAGGATACAAAAAGAAAAGCCGCAAAAGAACAAGCAGAAATCGCACAAAAAGTGGTGAGATATACGTAGACGATATGGAGGCTGCTCGTAATGCGGAATTTGAAAAGCCTGGTCATCAGAATTCGGAAATGCAATCTACTAGTGATATTGATATGGATGTTCTTATGGAAGAATTCTTCCGCCAGATCCATCATATTAGTTGCACAAAGCATGGCCAGCACGAAGAAACTTACAACTGCCGGAAACAGAAAAATCCCGATTTTGAAGAGAAATTGAGTGAGGCCATCAAACTTTTTATAAGTCAGAGGCTCATCAATGGAAAACATGAAACAGGAGAATCTGACCGTCCTTCCAAAGAGCTCATGGATGCCCTTAAAATTCTAAGTTTGGATGAGGAGCTTTCTATGAAACTCTTACAAGGTCCAAAGTCGGTTCTGGTGCAATATTTTGAGAACTTATGGAATGCGCAGGTTGAGAAAGATGGAATCTCCAAGCCACTTGGAGGATCTAACTTGTCGGAGCAGGAGATCCATGACTTAAAACAGCCCGAGAAGGTCACTCGTAGCAAAGATCGCAATTTTTTTAGAAGGAAAGCCAAATCTATAGACAAATACCAATCAAAGGGAGACAAGGTTTCTCAAAGTTCAAAAACGATTGTTATCTTAAAGCCAGCAGCTGGAGCCTCGGAAAAGCCTGATGCTGAAGGAAGCCATAGGCCAGCATCAGAATGTCATATTGATGTCAGCGACAATGGACCGAATGAAAGAGTTGGTTCCCACTTTTTTTTAACTGAGATCAAAAGAAGGCTAAAGCAGGCTATGGGAAAAGAACATCAGGAGATGCCTCCGAATGGTGTTTCGAAGAGATTTTTTAAAGAACATCAGGCTAAGGGAGATGATGTAAAAAGATACAAGGAAAATGCTGGAAGAAACTCTCCGACTAAAGACCACTTCTTTATCGAAAAAATTGCCAGGCCGCCAGTTGGTATGAAAAAGGGGGAGAGGACTGACAAGTTGAAAGAGCGTGAAATAAGTAAAGATCATGCAACTGTTCTTTATCCGAGGCAAAGATTATCTAACATTTATACGGAGGCCAAAAAACATCTTTCCGAGATGTTCACTAGTGGGACTGGGGATTCGGATTTTTCGAATAGACAGGTTCCGAAATCCCTTGGGAGGATTCTGTCTCTTCCTGAGTACAACTATTCTCCTGTTGGCAGTCCTGGAAGGGATTGGGGGCAAGGCTTTGTTGCTGCACAGACAAGATTTTCTACCACCGACAAATTTCCGAAACCAGAAAACAATGTTAACCCTCTTGGTCAGGAGACAAGAAACTCGGATGCTGAGTTATGCCCTTCCGAAGACAGCACTCATAAAAAGGCGGAAGctttttcaaattcaaatacaAGCGTCTCACATGAAATTGTCGATCGTGAAGTGGAAATAACCTCATGCACGATCGGAGATGGTACGACTTTCCAAG GTGATGTGGAAGTTGCAAAAACAACTGAAATCTTAGTCCTGGCAGACAACAAGATCGTTGATACTCTTTCTGAACCAAATGACTTTGTGATGACCAGACATGACCAGAACGCTGACGTTTTTGAAGTTTGTGATACAGAAGGGTTTTCTGAATGCTCGAAACGT GATTTACATGAAGAACATCAGTCTCCACCTTCTATACTAACATCCCCGCCCTCCGCTTCAGTCAACAAGAAGGATTATAATCTTGATGGTGCTGTAGAGGTATCAGAGCGGTGGAGTCCTGTATCTGTTCTCGAGCCACTTTTTATTGAGGAGGACATTAGCCCAGCAAGCATCAGATCACAACCGG CTGATTTACCTATCCAACCCTTGAGAATTAAGTTTGAAGAGCTTGTCCAATCAGCTGCAGATCCCGGCGCCCCTTTGAAAGCTTGTATACAGTATGAGGATTCGATATTCGAGTACGTAAAAGCAGTGTTGCAAGCCTCTGAACTGAATTGGGATGAATTCTATACCATGTCGAATTCTTCAGATCCGCTTCTTGACCCATCGATATTCGACGAGGTAGGGTTCTTGCCCAACGAGCTTTGTAAAGACAAGCAACTTCTATTTGATTGTATCAATGAGGGTCTCATGGAGGTATATGGACGCTACTTCGGTTTCCCCCTCGGGCTGTCATTTACGAAATCTACTACCCTGCCTGCTCCTGACTTGAAACATGCTATTTATGAGGTCTGGAGAGGAGTGTGTTGGTACCTGCGCCCATTGCCACTGCCTCGCACGCTAGAGCAGATTGTCAAGAAAGACATGTCGAAAACCGGAACGTGGATGGATATGCAATCTGATTGCGAAACCATGATTGTTGAGATAGGTGAAGCCATTTTAAGTGATCTGTTGGAAGAAACAACGTTAAGCTGTATAAACGAAAGTTCAGAAAATGGGAATACTTCAATTCCAGTTGAGCTGATGGATGAGAACACTGGCGATTCGTAA